Proteins from a single region of Flavobacterium sp. YJ01:
- the nuoL gene encoding NADH-quinone oxidoreductase subunit L, with amino-acid sequence MDTNLALILVLTPLLGFLVNVFFGKSLGKTVSGAIGTIAVAISFVVSVLLFNQITSTGKGIEVTLFDWIQISNLKINLGFLLDQLSVLWLLFVTGIGSLIHLYSISYMHDDENMHKFFSYLNLFVFFMITLVIGSNLLVLFIGWEGVGLCSYLLIGFWHKNQDYNDAAKKAFIMNRIGDLGLLIGMFIIGSMFSTLDYATLKTAIAGASNLDSSLLSLAALCLFIGACGKSAQIPLYTWLPDAMAGPTPVSALIHAATMVTAGIFMVTRLNFVFDLATDVQSVIAIIGAITSLVAATIGLVQNDIKKVLAYSTVSQLGLMFLALGFGAYEVAVFHVITHAFFKACLFLGSGSVIHGLHGEQDMRNMGGLRKAMPITFWTMLISSLAISGVPFFSGFFSKDEILLTAFHHSIPLYVVGSIASIMTAFYMFRLMFLTFFKEFRGTEEQKHHLHESDSLITIPLIILAILATFGGLISLPGNSWLNEYLAPLFTKVAGEEHHLGTTEYTLMGVAVLGGLLGILIAYVKYFKQDNVPESDENITGLSKVLYNKYYVDEIYDAVFVAPVNSLSKFFRDYIETGLSAAVFGLGKIANEIAFQGKKLQTGSIGLYLFVFVLGLCAIVSYIFLAQ; translated from the coding sequence ATGGATACCAATTTAGCTTTAATTTTAGTTTTAACTCCTTTACTAGGTTTTCTAGTAAATGTCTTTTTTGGAAAAAGCTTAGGCAAAACAGTTTCTGGTGCAATCGGAACTATTGCCGTAGCAATTTCTTTTGTAGTTTCTGTTTTACTTTTTAATCAAATAACTTCAACTGGAAAAGGAATCGAAGTTACTTTATTTGATTGGATTCAAATTAGCAACTTAAAAATCAACCTTGGATTTTTATTAGATCAATTATCTGTTCTTTGGTTACTTTTTGTAACTGGAATTGGATCTTTGATTCACTTATACTCTATCAGTTACATGCATGATGACGAAAACATGCACAAATTCTTTTCTTACCTGAATTTGTTCGTTTTCTTTATGATTACACTTGTAATTGGAAGCAACTTATTAGTTCTTTTCATCGGATGGGAAGGTGTTGGACTTTGCTCTTACCTATTAATTGGATTCTGGCATAAAAACCAAGATTACAATGATGCTGCAAAAAAAGCTTTCATCATGAACAGAATTGGAGATTTAGGTCTTTTAATCGGAATGTTCATCATCGGTTCGATGTTCTCTACATTAGATTACGCAACTTTAAAAACGGCAATTGCTGGAGCTTCTAATTTAGATTCATCTTTACTTTCTTTAGCTGCTTTATGTTTATTTATTGGAGCATGTGGTAAATCTGCACAGATTCCATTATACACTTGGTTACCTGATGCGATGGCTGGACCAACTCCAGTTTCTGCTTTGATCCACGCGGCTACGATGGTAACTGCTGGTATCTTTATGGTAACTAGATTAAACTTTGTTTTTGATCTTGCAACTGATGTTCAATCTGTAATTGCAATTATTGGAGCAATCACTTCATTAGTTGCGGCTACAATTGGTTTAGTTCAAAACGATATCAAAAAAGTATTGGCTTACTCTACAGTTTCTCAATTAGGTTTAATGTTTTTAGCATTAGGATTTGGAGCTTATGAAGTAGCGGTTTTTCACGTAATCACTCACGCTTTCTTTAAAGCTTGTTTGTTCTTAGGATCTGGATCTGTAATTCATGGATTACATGGAGAACAAGATATGCGTAACATGGGAGGTTTGCGTAAAGCAATGCCAATCACATTCTGGACAATGTTGATTTCTTCATTAGCAATTTCTGGAGTTCCATTCTTCTCAGGATTCTTTTCTAAAGATGAAATTTTATTGACAGCTTTCCACCACAGTATTCCATTATACGTTGTTGGTTCGATTGCTTCAATTATGACCGCTTTCTATATGTTCCGTTTAATGTTCTTAACTTTCTTCAAAGAATTCAGAGGAACTGAAGAGCAAAAACATCATTTACACGAAAGTGATTCATTAATTACTATTCCACTTATCATCTTGGCTATTTTAGCAACTTTCGGCGGATTAATTAGTTTACCTGGAAACAGCTGGTTAAATGAATACCTTGCTCCTCTTTTCACAAAAGTGGCTGGTGAAGAACACCATTTAGGCACAACCGAATACACTTTAATGGGTGTTGCAGTATTAGGCGGATTACTTGGAATTTTAATTGCTTACGTAAAATACTTTAAACAAGATAATGTTCCAGAATCTGATGAAAACATTACTGGTTTAAGCAAAGTGTTATACAACAAATATTATGTAGACGAAATTTACGATGCTGTATTTGTAGCTCCTGTTAATAGTCTATCTAAATTCTTTAGAGATTACATCGAGACAGGATTATCTGCTGCTGTTTTTGGATTAGGCAAAATAGCAAACGAAATTGCTTTTCAAGGAAAAAAATTACAAACCGGAAGTATAGGATTATATCTATTTGTTTTTGTTTTAGGACTTTGTGCAATTGTTTCCTATATATTTTTAGCTCAATAA
- a CDS encoding NADH-quinone oxidoreductase subunit M — protein sequence MNVSTILIILLIGAFATYFSGDKLASKVALLFSLAALGCSIVLLNNYNAGENISVINSWITQPKISFALNADGLGLAMVLLTAALTPIIIFSSFGNEYKNAKGFYGLILFMAFAMTGTFLAADGLLYYIFWELALIPIYFIALIWGNGDAEERRKAVVKFFIYTLAGSLFMLTAFIYLYQKAGSFLIEDLYKVELSACEQFWIFLAFFLAYAIKIPIIPFHTWQANVYQKAPTVGTMLLSGIMLKMGLYSVLRWQLPLAPIAAKEYLYIFVALGIAGVIYGSIVALRQKDLKKLLAYSSLAHVGLIAAGSYTLTLDGLRGAVMQMIAHGFVVVGLFFAAEVIFRRFETREIEHLGGIRTQAPKFTSMFLILVLASVALPSTFNFVGEFTVLYSLSQINIWFAILGGTTIILGAYYMLRMFQHVMLGETNSKAFADVTLSEGISFAVIIAVLLFFGFYPKPITDLITPSLENILQVINKN from the coding sequence ATGAACGTTTCTACTATATTAATTATACTTTTAATTGGTGCATTTGCCACTTATTTTTCTGGTGACAAACTAGCTTCGAAAGTTGCTTTACTTTTTAGTTTAGCCGCTTTAGGATGTTCAATTGTATTATTGAATAATTATAACGCAGGCGAAAATATCAGTGTGATCAACAGTTGGATTACACAGCCAAAAATTTCATTCGCTTTAAATGCTGACGGACTTGGACTTGCAATGGTTTTATTAACTGCTGCATTAACTCCAATTATTATATTTTCTTCTTTTGGAAATGAATATAAAAATGCAAAAGGTTTTTACGGACTAATCTTATTTATGGCTTTTGCTATGACTGGAACTTTCCTTGCTGCTGATGGTCTTTTATATTATATTTTCTGGGAGCTAGCTCTTATTCCTATTTATTTTATTGCTTTGATTTGGGGTAATGGCGATGCTGAAGAACGCAGAAAAGCAGTGGTTAAATTCTTTATTTATACACTTGCTGGTTCATTGTTCATGCTAACTGCTTTCATTTATTTGTATCAAAAAGCAGGTTCTTTCTTAATTGAAGATTTATACAAAGTAGAATTATCTGCTTGCGAGCAATTCTGGATTTTCTTAGCTTTCTTTTTAGCTTATGCTATTAAAATTCCAATTATTCCTTTTCATACTTGGCAAGCAAATGTATACCAAAAAGCACCAACTGTTGGAACAATGCTTTTATCTGGTATCATGTTAAAAATGGGATTATACAGCGTACTTCGTTGGCAATTGCCACTTGCACCAATTGCTGCAAAAGAATATCTATATATCTTTGTTGCTTTAGGAATTGCTGGTGTTATCTACGGATCAATCGTTGCATTGAGACAAAAAGATTTAAAGAAATTATTAGCTTATTCTTCTCTTGCTCACGTTGGATTAATCGCTGCAGGTTCTTATACTTTAACTCTTGATGGTTTAAGAGGTGCTGTTATGCAAATGATTGCTCACGGTTTTGTTGTAGTGGGATTATTTTTTGCTGCTGAAGTAATTTTCAGAAGATTTGAAACTAGAGAAATTGAGCATTTAGGCGGAATTCGTACGCAAGCTCCAAAATTTACTTCAATGTTTTTAATCTTAGTTTTGGCTTCTGTTGCTTTACCAAGTACATTTAACTTTGTTGGAGAATTTACAGTATTATACAGTTTATCTCAAATCAATATCTGGTTTGCCATTCTTGGCGGAACAACCATTATTTTAGGGGCTTACTATATGTTAAGAATGTTTCAGCATGTAATGTTGGGTGAGACAAATTCGAAAGCTTTTGCTGATGTTACCCTTAGCGAAGGAATTTCATTTGCTGTAATAATTGCTGTTTTATTGTTCTTCGGATTTTATCCAAAACCAATTACAGATTTGATTACACCGAGCTTGGAAAACATTTTACAAGTTATCAATAAGAACTAA
- a CDS encoding NADH-quinone oxidoreductase subunit N, producing the protein MNTLIAITGLGIFCLLFEILNLRKAIIPITILGLVGVLALNYCEFGTEQSYYNNMVAVSKFSTAFSSLFIVLTIFLVALSHNFYQNHQTKISDFVAIKVFLLAGAVAMVSFGNLAMFFLGIEILSIALYVLAASDRLNIKSNEAGMKYFLMGSFASGIILFGICLIYGAMGSFDISEIHESALSAELPIWFPIGLILMIIGMLFKVAAVPFHFWAPDVYEGSPALTTALMSTLAKVVAIATLFKLIAGMNVISSLENQDLLHTFEVIVVIISIASMSVGNIMALRQVNVKRMLAFSGISHAGFMLMTLLTVSASAGVLLYYTAAYALSGIAAFSVILYVCRDRENEDITNFHGLGKTNPLLAAILTASLLSMAGIPIFSGFFAKLFLFNQTIQAGYIGLVIVAVINSIISVGYYFKLIIAMYSKEPNEERTGKPFLIYATAIISIVLNIALGLFPSLVLDLLQ; encoded by the coding sequence ATGAATACATTAATAGCTATAACAGGATTGGGTATTTTCTGCCTATTGTTTGAAATTCTTAATTTAAGAAAGGCCATCATTCCTATTACCATTTTGGGTTTAGTAGGCGTATTGGCGCTTAATTACTGTGAATTTGGAACGGAACAAAGTTATTACAACAATATGGTTGCGGTATCAAAGTTTTCTACAGCTTTTTCATCATTGTTTATCGTTTTGACAATCTTTCTTGTAGCATTGAGTCATAATTTTTATCAAAATCATCAAACAAAAATTTCAGATTTCGTTGCCATAAAAGTATTCTTATTGGCTGGAGCTGTAGCGATGGTTTCTTTTGGAAATTTAGCTATGTTCTTTTTAGGAATTGAAATCCTATCTATTGCTTTATATGTACTTGCTGCAAGTGATCGTTTGAACATTAAAAGTAATGAAGCTGGTATGAAATATTTCTTAATGGGATCTTTTGCATCAGGAATTATATTATTCGGAATCTGTTTGATTTACGGAGCAATGGGAAGTTTTGATATTAGCGAAATTCATGAGAGTGCGTTATCTGCAGAATTACCAATTTGGTTTCCGATTGGATTGATTTTAATGATTATCGGAATGTTATTTAAAGTTGCCGCAGTTCCTTTTCACTTTTGGGCTCCAGACGTTTACGAAGGTTCTCCAGCTTTAACAACTGCTTTAATGAGTACCTTAGCAAAGGTAGTAGCAATTGCAACTTTATTCAAGTTAATTGCTGGTATGAACGTAATTTCTTCTTTAGAAAACCAAGATCTTTTACATACTTTCGAAGTAATTGTTGTTATCATTTCAATAGCCTCAATGTCTGTTGGTAATATCATGGCTTTGAGACAAGTAAATGTAAAACGTATGTTAGCATTTTCTGGAATTTCTCACGCAGGTTTCATGTTAATGACTTTATTAACTGTATCTGCATCAGCAGGAGTTTTGTTATACTATACAGCAGCATATGCATTGTCTGGAATTGCTGCATTCAGTGTTATTCTATACGTATGTAGAGATCGTGAAAACGAAGACATTACAAACTTCCATGGTTTAGGAAAAACGAATCCATTATTGGCTGCAATATTAACAGCTTCATTATTGTCTATGGCCGGAATTCCAATTTTCTCTGGATTCTTTGCTAAATTATTTTTGTTCAATCAAACAATTCAAGCAGGATATATTGGTTTAGTAATTGTAGCAGTAATTAATTCTATTATTAGTGTTGGTTATTATTTCAAATTAATCATTGCAATGTACTCTAAGGAACCAAATGAGGAACGAACAGGAAAACCATTCCTTATTTATGCTACAGCAATAATCTCAATCGTATTAAATATTGCTTTAGGTTTATTCCCTTCTTTGGTTTTAGATTTATTACAATAA
- a CDS encoding Bax inhibitor-1/YccA family protein yields MNFNSKNPFLNSKRFSSNAEPRTEVHQAQIIDYNQEMTVSGTINKTAILFLILCGAAMVTWWMAFNEINPMLPTIGGAIVAFILVIVSAFKPQASPYLAPGYALFEGLFIGGISAIFELKFPGIVINAVGATLVTFLVCLGLYKFKVVKVTEQFKSVVVAATLAIATYYLFSWLASLIFNFQPIHYGNSTVSIGISVFVIVIAALNLFLDFDLIEKGARERMPKFMEWYGAMGLMITLVWLYIEFLRLLLKLSSKD; encoded by the coding sequence ATGAACTTTAATTCAAAAAACCCATTCTTAAACAGTAAGCGTTTTTCATCTAATGCTGAACCTAGAACTGAAGTACACCAAGCTCAGATTATTGATTACAATCAAGAAATGACGGTGTCTGGAACCATCAACAAAACTGCTATTTTATTCCTAATTTTATGTGGTGCTGCTATGGTAACATGGTGGATGGCATTCAACGAAATAAATCCAATGCTACCAACTATTGGAGGTGCAATTGTTGCTTTCATTCTTGTTATTGTTTCTGCTTTTAAACCTCAGGCTTCACCTTATTTAGCACCAGGATATGCTTTATTTGAAGGTTTATTTATCGGAGGAATTTCTGCCATCTTTGAATTAAAATTTCCTGGAATTGTTATCAATGCAGTTGGAGCGACGTTGGTTACTTTTTTAGTTTGCCTTGGATTATATAAATTCAAAGTTGTTAAAGTTACTGAACAATTTAAATCTGTCGTTGTTGCTGCAACATTGGCAATTGCTACTTATTATTTATTCTCTTGGCTTGCTTCATTGATCTTCAATTTTCAGCCTATTCATTATGGAAATTCTACTGTGAGTATTGGTATTAGCGTTTTTGTAATTGTTATTGCTGCTCTTAATTTGTTTTTAGATTTTGATTTAATTGAAAAAGGAGCAAGAGAAAGAATGCCAAAATTTATGGAATGGTATGGAGCAATGGGATTAATGATTACATTAGTTTGGTTGTATATCGAATTCTTAAGACTTTTATTAAAACTTTCAAGCAAAGACTAA
- a CDS encoding T9SS type A sorting domain-containing protein yields the protein MKKNLLFVAVFLMTVQLWAQTIQINEASGWLETAFVKWQPVSGAQTYNVYYTGNGFTDKKIDDQLIRSYGSYFRADIPGLKAGSYTVKVKPVVNGIEGTGATTGTLTVSAHDRNGFAFEGGRIPGGYKVDGTPKDNAVILYITQNTKNTISMNITGASSNPCIGLQNILYAIKKGKDTRPFIIRLIGNITDMTVMEGGDVVIENNNNASSYVTFEGIGNDAVANGWGVRLKSASNIEVNNIGFMNCDSTAGDNVGMQQDNDHIWVHNCDLFYGNAGSDADQIKGDGALDNKTSTYITLSYNHFWDNGKASLLGLSEGTTSGLYITYHHNWFDHSDSRHPRVRYYSAHIYNNYYDGVAKYGAGSTMGSSLFVEGNYFRNSKHPMLTSLQGSDIWDETNQVNNAGTMGTFSGEAGGSIKAFNNTFDASNGTNNMRFVAYNDPNPLYNISGKISSTTDFDAYVATTRGEVVSNTVKSKSGANTYNNFDTDATLYVKNLTIDQPAAAKTKTMQYAGRVSGGDLQWTFNNATEDTSSLVITALKSALTNYTGTLVSVQGEGNPPAGTQTLTLTSSSNNNQTIVSGTSITSIVFTWGGDATDATVTGLPASGLTFVKNSTAKTITISGTPTVTVSYSIATSGTSGSPATGSGTVTVTASGNQTLTSTGNNNQTVSSGTAISSIVFTWGGNATDATVTGLPAYGLTFVKNSTSKTVTISGTPTANVPYSVTTSGSAGSPATASGNITVTTGSGGGNEIHNFTTSGKTSSFYSITGNMNSTTGSVTYNGLTLTERLKIESNTTITYTTTSSSTLTLVFDSNFTGTIKVDNVSYTASAGIVTASIAAGSHTITKGSVANLFYISTAYSGGTTLKVAPVTDSVVIENTKIVLYPNPFSSTLYVSDANQKVEKILIYNISGNLVITSGKSESIDTSSLIPGTYLAKIYTEDGSFNQTLIKK from the coding sequence ATGAAAAAAAACCTACTTTTCGTAGCGGTCTTTCTCATGACCGTACAGCTATGGGCACAAACTATTCAAATTAATGAAGCATCGGGCTGGTTAGAAACCGCATTTGTAAAATGGCAACCTGTCAGTGGAGCACAAACTTACAATGTGTATTACACCGGTAACGGATTTACAGACAAGAAAATAGACGACCAACTAATCAGAAGTTACGGTTCGTATTTCCGAGCAGACATTCCAGGCCTTAAAGCTGGATCCTACACTGTGAAAGTAAAACCAGTTGTAAATGGCATAGAAGGAACTGGTGCTACGACAGGAACTTTAACTGTATCTGCCCACGACAGAAATGGCTTTGCATTTGAAGGCGGCCGTATTCCTGGAGGTTATAAAGTTGATGGAACCCCAAAGGATAATGCGGTAATACTTTACATTACCCAAAATACAAAAAACACGATCTCGATGAATATTACTGGGGCAAGTTCAAATCCTTGCATTGGTTTACAAAATATTCTATATGCAATCAAAAAGGGGAAAGATACGCGACCATTTATTATTCGCTTAATTGGAAATATAACCGATATGACTGTTATGGAAGGTGGCGACGTAGTTATAGAAAATAATAACAACGCTTCTAGTTATGTAACATTTGAAGGTATTGGTAATGATGCCGTTGCAAATGGCTGGGGCGTACGTCTTAAATCTGCTTCGAACATTGAAGTAAACAACATCGGATTCATGAATTGTGACAGTACAGCGGGAGACAATGTTGGAATGCAACAAGATAATGATCATATCTGGGTTCATAACTGTGATTTATTCTACGGAAATGCAGGAAGTGATGCCGACCAGATAAAAGGTGATGGCGCTTTAGATAACAAAACTTCAACTTACATTACACTTTCTTATAATCACTTTTGGGATAATGGCAAAGCGAGTTTATTGGGTTTAAGCGAAGGAACAACTTCGGGACTATATATCACTTACCACCACAACTGGTTTGATCATTCTGATTCTCGTCATCCGCGCGTTCGCTATTATTCAGCACATATTTATAACAATTATTATGATGGTGTTGCTAAATACGGTGCAGGATCTACAATGGGTTCTTCTCTTTTTGTTGAAGGAAATTATTTTAGAAATAGTAAACATCCGATGCTAACATCGCTTCAGGGTTCTGATATTTGGGATGAAACCAATCAAGTGAATAATGCCGGAACAATGGGAACTTTTTCTGGTGAAGCAGGCGGAAGTATAAAGGCTTTCAACAATACTTTCGATGCTTCAAATGGAACAAACAATATGCGTTTTGTGGCTTATAATGATCCAAATCCATTATATAATATATCTGGAAAAATTAGCTCCACAACTGATTTCGATGCTTATGTTGCCACTACAAGAGGAGAAGTAGTAAGCAATACTGTAAAATCTAAATCTGGAGCAAATACTTATAACAACTTCGATACTGACGCCACTTTATATGTAAAAAATTTGACAATCGATCAGCCTGCTGCAGCTAAAACCAAAACAATGCAATACGCTGGACGCGTTTCTGGAGGAGATTTACAATGGACTTTCAACAACGCAACTGAAGATACTTCTTCACTAGTTATTACAGCACTAAAATCAGCTCTTACCAATTATACAGGAACTTTAGTTTCAGTACAAGGAGAAGGAAATCCGCCAGCTGGAACCCAAACTCTAACTTTAACTTCTTCTTCAAACAATAATCAAACAATTGTAAGTGGCACATCAATTACTTCAATTGTGTTTACTTGGGGCGGAGATGCGACAGATGCAACAGTAACAGGATTACCCGCTTCTGGATTGACTTTTGTAAAAAATTCAACAGCTAAAACCATAACTATTTCGGGTACTCCAACAGTAACAGTTTCGTACTCGATTGCAACTTCTGGAACTAGTGGTTCCCCTGCCACTGGTTCAGGAACTGTAACAGTGACGGCTTCGGGAAATCAAACTTTAACTTCCACAGGAAACAACAATCAAACTGTTTCTTCTGGAACTGCAATTTCTTCTATTGTATTTACTTGGGGCGGAAATGCAACCGATGCAACTGTAACAGGACTACCAGCTTATGGATTAACTTTTGTGAAAAATTCAACATCAAAAACGGTTACAATTTCAGGTACACCAACGGCAAATGTTCCATATTCGGTAACAACTTCAGGAAGTGCAGGTTCGCCGGCAACAGCATCAGGAAACATAACAGTTACCACAGGATCTGGTGGAGGAAATGAAATTCATAATTTTACTACTTCAGGTAAAACGAGCAGCTTCTACTCTATCACTGGAAATATGAATTCTACGACTGGATCTGTAACTTATAACGGATTAACATTAACAGAACGCTTAAAAATTGAATCAAATACAACAATAACATATACAACAACAAGTTCATCAACTTTAACTTTAGTTTTTGACTCTAATTTTACAGGAACTATCAAAGTAGATAATGTGTCATACACAGCTTCTGCCGGTATTGTCACTGCATCTATTGCTGCTGGTTCGCACACTATAACAAAAGGTTCTGTCGCTAATCTGTTTTATATCAGCACAGCTTACAGTGGAGGAACCACTTTAAAAGTTGCTCCAGTAACAGATTCTGTAGTAATTGAAAATACTAAAATCGTATTGTATCCAAATCCTTTTTCAAGCACTTTATATGTATCTGATGCCAATCAAAAAGTAGAAAAAATACTTATTTACAATATTTCTGGAAATTTAGTAATTACTTCAGGAAAATCTGAAAGCATTGATACCAGCAGTCTAATTCCTGGTACTTATCTAGCCAAAATTTACACAGAAGACGGATCATTTAACCAAACACTAATTAAAAAATAA
- a CDS encoding aldehyde dehydrogenase family protein — protein MTTIASQFGMTEALEKLGIKTINEGTSTGINNFSSGEILESYSPVDGKLIASVKMSTKEDYEKVIQTAAEAFKIFRLIPAPQRGEIVRQFGEKLRQNKEALGKLVSYEMGKSLQEGYGEVQEMIDICDFAVGLSRQLHGLTMHSERPGHRMYEQYHSLGIVGIISAFNFPVAVWSWNTALAWISGDVCVWKPSEKTPLCGIACQNIIAQVIKENNLPEGISCLINGDYKIGELMTADTRIPLISATGSTRMGKIVAQAVAGRLGKSLLELGGNNAIIVTPDADIKMTVIGAVFGAVGTAGQRCTSTRRLIIHESIYDKVKDALVAAYKQLRIGNPLDENNHVGPLIDTHAVEMYAAALNKVVAEGGKILVEGGVLSGEGYESGCYVKPAIAEAENSFEIVQHETFAPVLYLIKYSGEVENAIEVQNGVAQGLSSAIMTNNLREAERFLSVTGSDCGIANVNIGTSGAEIGGAFGGEKETGGGRESGSDAWKIYMRRQTNTINYTTNLPLAQGIKFDL, from the coding sequence ATGACAACAATAGCATCACAATTTGGAATGACGGAAGCTCTTGAAAAATTGGGCATCAAAACGATAAATGAAGGGACATCAACAGGAATTAATAATTTTTCTTCTGGAGAAATCTTAGAAAGTTATTCGCCAGTTGACGGCAAATTAATTGCTTCTGTAAAAATGTCAACAAAAGAAGATTATGAAAAAGTAATCCAAACGGCTGCTGAAGCTTTCAAGATTTTTAGATTGATTCCAGCGCCACAGCGTGGTGAAATTGTACGTCAGTTTGGAGAAAAATTGAGACAAAACAAAGAAGCTCTAGGTAAATTGGTTTCTTATGAAATGGGGAAATCATTACAAGAAGGATATGGCGAAGTTCAGGAAATGATTGATATCTGCGATTTTGCTGTTGGTTTATCTCGTCAATTGCACGGATTAACTATGCATTCTGAAAGACCAGGGCATCGTATGTATGAGCAATACCACTCTTTAGGAATTGTCGGAATTATTTCGGCATTTAATTTCCCAGTTGCCGTTTGGTCTTGGAACACGGCGCTGGCTTGGATTTCTGGTGACGTTTGTGTTTGGAAACCTTCTGAAAAAACGCCTCTTTGCGGTATTGCATGCCAAAATATAATTGCTCAAGTTATTAAAGAAAATAATCTTCCAGAGGGAATTTCTTGTTTAATAAATGGAGATTATAAAATCGGAGAATTGATGACTGCCGATACTCGTATTCCGCTTATTTCGGCAACAGGTTCAACTCGTATGGGAAAAATTGTAGCGCAAGCAGTCGCAGGAAGATTGGGAAAATCGCTTTTAGAACTTGGTGGAAACAATGCTATTATTGTGACTCCAGATGCCGATATAAAAATGACTGTTATTGGTGCTGTTTTTGGAGCTGTAGGAACGGCTGGACAAAGATGTACTTCAACACGAAGATTAATTATTCACGAAAGTATTTATGACAAAGTAAAAGACGCTTTAGTAGCGGCATATAAACAATTACGAATCGGAAATCCGCTTGACGAAAATAATCACGTTGGACCTCTGATTGATACTCATGCTGTTGAAATGTATGCAGCAGCTTTGAATAAAGTTGTGGCTGAAGGCGGAAAAATTTTAGTTGAAGGCGGAGTGCTTTCGGGAGAAGGTTACGAAAGTGGTTGTTATGTAAAACCAGCCATTGCAGAAGCCGAAAATTCATTTGAAATTGTACAGCATGAAACCTTTGCTCCAGTTTTATATTTGATTAAATATTCTGGTGAAGTTGAAAATGCAATCGAAGTTCAGAATGGTGTTGCGCAAGGTCTATCTTCTGCAATTATGACGAATAATTTACGCGAAGCAGAAAGATTTTTGTCTGTTACGGGTTCTGACTGTGGAATTGCAAACGTAAATATTGGAACTTCTGGAGCGGAAATTGGAGGTGCTTTTGGCGGAGAAAAAGAAACTGGCGGAGGACGTGAATCTGGTTCTGATGCTTGGAAAATTTATATGAGACGCCAAACAAATACGATCAATTATACAACAAATCTTCCTTTAGCTCAAGGAATTAAATTTGATCTGTAA
- a CDS encoding 3',5'-cyclic-nucleotide phosphodiesterase: MKFFGSLLLCILLISTNVFSQKDKSSFQVVPLGVKGGIDEKNLSAYLLAPSNTNDFISLDAGTINAGIEKAIEKKTFKVSVSEVLKKYIKGYLISHAHLDHVSGLIINSPADSSKTVYATNKCMEMMENHYFNDQTWANFGDAGPGFPLKKYHFQTLNLNEEIPLTNTTMTVKAFPLSHVNPFESTAFLVKSENNYALYLGDTGPDEVEKSNNLQDLWTAIAPLVKAKQLKGIFIEVSFPNEQPDKFLFGHLTPNYLMKELHVLEDLAGKGSLENFKIIITHLKPPAKNIVKIKEQLKNQNDLGLKIIYPEQGKKFEL, translated from the coding sequence ATGAAATTTTTTGGTTCACTTCTACTTTGCATTCTTTTAATTTCTACAAATGTTTTTTCTCAAAAAGACAAATCTTCTTTTCAAGTAGTTCCGTTAGGAGTAAAAGGCGGAATTGACGAAAAAAATCTCTCTGCTTATTTACTTGCCCCTTCAAACACAAATGATTTTATTTCTTTAGATGCGGGAACAATAAATGCCGGAATTGAAAAAGCAATCGAAAAGAAAACTTTTAAAGTTTCTGTTAGCGAAGTTTTAAAAAAATACATAAAAGGCTATTTGATTTCTCATGCGCATTTAGATCATGTTTCGGGTTTGATTATTAATTCTCCCGCCGACTCTTCAAAAACGGTTTATGCGACTAATAAATGTATGGAAATGATGGAAAATCATTATTTCAACGATCAGACCTGGGCAAATTTTGGAGATGCAGGTCCAGGTTTTCCTTTAAAAAAATATCATTTTCAGACTTTAAATTTAAACGAAGAAATTCCTCTCACCAACACAACTATGACGGTTAAAGCTTTTCCTCTAAGTCATGTCAATCCGTTTGAGAGTACCGCTTTTTTAGTTAAAAGTGAAAATAATTATGCGTTGTATTTAGGTGATACAGGACCAGACGAAGTAGAAAAAAGCAATAATCTTCAAGATTTATGGACAGCAATTGCGCCGTTAGTTAAAGCAAAACAATTAAAAGGAATTTTTATTGAAGTTTCATTTCCAAATGAACAGCCAGATAAATTTCTGTTTGGACATTTAACACCAAATTATTTAATGAAAGAACTTCATGTTTTAGAAGATTTGGCAGGAAAAGGTTCTTTAGAAAACTTCAAAATCATTATTACACATTTGAAGCCTCCAGCAAAAAATATTGTCAAAATTAAAGAGCAATTAAAAAATCAAAATGATTTAGGATTAAAGATTATTTATCCTGAACAAGGGAAAAAGTTCGAGTTATAG